DNA sequence from the Deinococcus multiflagellatus genome:
ACCGCGCCCAACCGGGCTGGGGCGCTCATTGAGCACTATGCCCAGGGCCGGCCGGTGGTGCTGGCCGGGCACTCGCTGGGCGGCGCGATGGCCGCGCAGTACGCGGCGGGCCATGCCGGGCAGCTGGCGGGGCTGGTGCTCATGGCGGCCTACCCGGCAGGCAACGTGAGCCTGAAAGGCCAGTCCCTCCCCACCCTCTCCCTGCTGGCCGAGCACGACCGCGTGGCGGCCCCCGACGCGGTGCGTGGCGGTCTGGCCCGCCTGCCAGACGGGGCTGCCCTGACCGTGATTCCCGGCGCGGTCCACGCCTTTTTCGGCCGCTATGGCCCACAGCGGGGCGACGGCGTGCCCACGGTTAGCCGCGCCCAGGCTGAAGGCGACATGCTGCGGGCAATCACGGGGTTTCTGGCGGCGCTGGAGGGTGCCACCCCCGCTCAGCGGTGAACACGGCCCAGGCGTGACTCCACACGAGGTCCGCGCCTTCTGGCTGAATCCAGACCCGACGTTCAGGGCCAGCCAGGGCTGTCATCGCCAGCGTCAGCCGGTCGAAGGCCGCTTCGTCGGGCACGTCGTTCGGGTGTAGGGTGGCGGTGAGGGGAGGCAGCCCAAAGTTCACCATCAGGATGAGCCGCAGCCCCGCTGGGTCCACACTCACCTCCAGCGTGTGCTCGGCCTCTTCCACTAGGGCCCGGAGCGTGGTGGCGTCAGGCAGTGGCGCGGGCTCACCGTCCAGCAGAAAGGTCCAGGGCAGGGGAAAATCAGCCAGCACCGTGCAGAGGCCGGCGGCATCCAGGTCCTCCACGGTCAGTTCGAGTAAGGCGCCGTCGAACGTGAAGGCGTCACGCAGATCGGCCCGGTTCACGACTTCACCCGTTCCGCCCCGCTGTACACCGTCACGCGGCCTTCGCGGGCAAACCCACACAGGGTCACCCCAAAGGCCGCCGCCGTGTCCACCGCCAGACTGGTGGCGGCGCCCACCGCCACCACCACGGCAACGCCCGCCACCACCGCCTTTTGCACGATCTCGAACCCCGCGCGGCTGCTGACCACCAACACATGGTCCGTCAGCGGCAGCGCGAGGCGGGCCTGCGCCCAGCCCACCACCCGGTCCACGGCGTTGTGGCGCCCCACATCCTCGAAGGCCGCCAGAAGGGTGCCCGCCGGCGTGAACAGCCCCGCGCCGTGCAGCCCGCCCGTCTGGGCAAAGCCCGGCTGGGCGGCGCGCAGCCGCTCGGGCAGGGCCGCCAGGGCCGCCGCGCTCAGGGGCCCGGCGGTCCACCCGGGCGCCGTGGCCCGCGCCAGCAGCCGCTCAATGCTGCCGGTGCCGCACACGCCGCACGCGCTGGACGACACCGCCAGCCGCGCCGCCCCCGCCAGCCGCTCGTGCTCGGGGGTGTGCAGGTGCCAGAGGTTCGGGTTTTCGCCGTTGGGGTTCAGGGCAAAATGGTCCGGCAGCAGCCCTTCGGCCACCAGCCAGCCCAGCAGCAGTTCACGCTCGAACCCCGGGGTGCGCATCAGGACGCCCAGGGGCAGTGGGCCGCCCGGGGTGTGCAGCCGCAGTTCCAGCGGCTCCTCGCAGGCCACAGCGTCCTCCTGGGGCTGCCCGGCCGGAAAGCGCCGGACCGGCAGCCAGACACTGGGGCCTTTCAGCGGTTCACCTCGGTCTGGTTGGGCACAGGCGCGGTGTCGCCCTCTGCTTCGCGCAGGGCGCGGCCCATGCCCTTGAGCAGAGCAAAGATGGCCCCCAGGGCCACCTGCACGTCGCGGTCTTTCAGCAGGGCCAGCAGCTCGCCCAGGCCCAGCCCCCGCCCGGCGGCCACGTGGCGCGCGCCCTCGTTCAGCCCGGTAGTCAGCGCGTGGCCCAGCAGGCCCACCTCGCGCGGGTCCAGGGTGCCCAGGGTCTTGCCCAGTTCGGCCACGTTGCGCAGCAGCGTCGTGCCGCCCGCACCGCCCAACTGGTGCAGCAGCGCGGCGCTCAGGCCCTCGCCGCCGCGCACGGTCTTGCCCAGCACGTCCAGCACGCCGTGGTCGTGCAGGGCGCGCAGCAGGGTCAGGCCTTCCAGAAGGGCTTCAGTCGAATCCTCAACCTCGCCCTGCAGGCGCGCCTGGGGCGTGGGCGGGCGGGGGGCATAATCCAGCGGCTTGGCCATAAAAAACCTCGGGGAGTGGGCGAAGGGTGGGTTGGCCGTCAACAGGGCCAGTCGGCTGCTTTAGTCGTCGGTGCCCAGGGCGTCGGCGCGGGCATTCAGGCTGTCGCCGCGCAGGGCTTGCGGGCCGCCGGGAAACACGTAGTCGGGCCGGGCCCACTTGCGCGTCACTTCGGCGCCGGTCTGCGGGGTGGGGTGGCCCCAGCGCGGATTGCCCCGGGGCAGCGGGTTGTCGCCCACCTCGGGCAGCACCTCCAGGCGCACGCTGGTGTCCTTGTAGGCGGGCGTGTTCGTCTGGCTGTCGCCGCCGCTGCCAGTCAGGCGGTTCACGGCGGCCTCGGCGTGGCGGGCGTTCATGGGCAGGTACAGCTCATGGCCCTGCACGCGGCTGGTCACCAGCGCGCGCACCCGCACCGCCCCGTGCGGGCTGACCAGGCGCACCCACTGACCGCTCTGCAGCCCACGCTCGGCGGCCAGTTCGGGGCTGACCTCCACGAAGGTGTCCGGCACCTTGCCCGCCAGCCCCGGCACCTGAAAGGTCATGTTGCCCTCGTGAAAGTGCTCCAGCAGGCGCCCGCTGTTCAGGTGCAGGTCGTACTCGGTATTTGGCGCAGAGGCGCGGGGCTTGTAGGTGGCGGGATGCAGCCGCGCCCGCCCGTCGGGGAAGTGAAAGCGCTCGGTATACAGCAGCGGCGTGTCGGTGCCGTCCTCGGCCACCGGCCAGCACAGCGACCCGTGCCCGGCCAGCCGCTCGTAGGTCACCCCGGCATAAAAGGGCGTCAGGCGCGCAATCTCGGCCATGATGTCGGCGGGGTGGGTGTAGTTCCAGCCCGCCCCCAGCCGCTGCGCCACCGCCTGATAAATCTCCCAGTCGGCCCTGGTGCCTTTCAGGGGCGGCATCACGCGGTACAGGCGCTGAATGCGGCGCTCGGTGCTGGTAAACGTCCCTTCCTTTTCCAGCGAGGCGGCGGCGGGCAGCACCACATCCGCGTAGCGGGCGGTATTCGTGAAGTACAGGTCCTGCACCACCAGAAAGTCCAGCGCCTCAAAGCCCCGCGCGAGGTGGTTCACGTTGGCGTCGGTGAGGCTCATCTCCTCACCCGTAATCCACAGGCCCTTGAGGGTGCCTTCCAGCGCGGCGTCGGTCAACTGTGTGTTGTCCAGGCCACGTTCGGGACGCAGGGTCACGCCCCATTCGCGCTCGTGGCGCTGCACCGTCAGAGGGTCAGTGGTTTTCTGGTAGCCGCTGACCTGATCGGGCATGGCGCCCATGTCACCCGCGCCCTGCACGTTGTTGTGCCCCCGCAGCGGGTAGGCCCCGGTGCCGGTGCGCCCGTAGTTGCCGGTCAGGAGCAGCAGGTTGCTGAGGGCCGCGCTGGTGTCGCTGCCGCCGCACTGCTGCGTGACGCCCATTGCCCATAGGATGCACACCCGCTCCTCGGCGGCGATCTGGCGGGCCAGCGCTTCCAGGGTGGCGGCAGGGAGGCCGGTCTCCTGCGCGGCAAACGCCAGCGTGTAGCCGGCGAGAGACTCGCGGTATTCGTCGAGCCCACTGACACGGGCGGCCAGAAACGCCCGGTCCTCCAGCCCGTGGTCCAGAATGAACTTGCACACGGCGCTGATCCACACGAAATCCGTGCCGGGCCTGGGGCGCAGAAACTGGTCGGCGCGGCGGGCCATCTCGTGTTCGCGCAGGTCCGCCACGATCACCCGGGTGCGGCCCAGCTTCTGGGCGCGCTTGACGCGGGTGGCCAGCACCGGGTGGCTCTCGGCGGTGTTGCTGCCCACGATCAGCACCAGACTGGCCTGCTCTATGTCATGAATGGTGCCGCTGTCGCCGCCAATCCCCACCGTCTGCGACAGCCCCCTGGTGGCGGGCGACTGGCAGTAGCGCGAGCAGTTGTCCACGTTGTTCGTGCCGATCACCTGCCGCGCAAACTTCTGCACCAGAAAGATGTCCTCGTTGGTGCTCTTGCTGCTGGCCACGAACGCCAAGGCGTCGGGGCCGTGGGCGGCGCGAAGCCCTTCCAGGCGGCTGGCGATCAGGTCCAGGGCTTCGTCCCAGCTGGCTTCCCGGAAGCCTGTGGCCTCGCGGATCAGCGGCGTGGTCAGGCGCTCTGGGCTGTTCACATAGTCCCAGCCAAACTTGCCCTTCACGCAGGTAGAAATCCCGTTGGCGGGCCCCTGTCCAGGCTCCACCTTCAGAATCTGCCGCCCCTTGGTCCAGACCTCGAAGGCGCACCCCACCCCGCAGTAGGTGCACACCGTCTTTGTTTTCTGAATCAGGCGCTCGCGCCCCGCCGCCTCAATCTCGGAAATGGCCGTGATGGCCTGCAGGCCGGTGCTGGCCTCCACGCCCTTGACCACATCGACGGCGGCGTTCCACACCGGCAGGGGAATGCCGGTGAACAGGCCGGCCTCGCCCAGCATGGTGTTCTCCATCAGGGCGTTGCAGGGGCAGACCGTCACGCAGTGCCCGCACGACACGCAGCTGGAGTCGTTGATGGCCCGCCCGCCGTCCCACAGCACGCGCGGCTGCTCGGCCTCCCAGTTGATGCTCAGGGTTTCTTGCACTTGCACGTTCTGGCAGGCTTCCACGCAGCGCCCGCACAGAATGCACTGGTCTGGGTCGTAGCGGTAAAAGGGGTTGGAGTCGTCCCTGGGATACCCCTTGGGCTGAAAGGGCCGGGTCTGGTGCTGCGGCGCCAGCAGCGTCAGGGTGTTGTGCACCGTGCAGTTGCCGTTGTTGTTGTCGCACACCGTGCAGTACAGGTCGTGGTTGGCCACCAGCCGGTCGTAGGCGTCACGCTGCGCGGTGCGGGCGGCCTGGGTCTGGGTGCGCACCACCATGCCCGCCCGCACCGGCGTGCCACAGGCGCGGCCCAGCGCGCCGTCAATCTCCACGGCGCAGGTGTCGCAGGTCTGCACCGGGCCCAGCTGCGGGTGGTAACACACCTGCGCCAGTTCAATCTGCGCGCGGTTGATGACCTCCAGGAGGGGCTCGCCCTCGTGCGCCGCCCAGGCCACCCCGTCCACCTGAATGCTGACCGCCGCGCCCCGTGGCGGCCGGGCCGGCCCCACCACCGAACGGAGCTGCGCGTCGTTTGGCACGTCTCTTTGCCCCATAAAGCCCCCTTGCGAACCTTGTGGGGAGTATAGGGGGTGGGGGCGGAGGGCCAATGGTTGATGGCAGATGGTTGATGGCAGAAGGCAAAACCGGCTTTTGGCCATCTGCCATCTGCTATCCGCCATCGGCGCGCCCCCAGGGCGCCTACAGCACCAGCACCCCGTGATGCTTGGCCTGTTCCTGGGGTTCCACATGAATGGTCACGTTGGCGCCGGGCATTTCGGCGCGCAGGGCGTCTTCCAGGCGGTCGCAGATGGCGTGGGCCCCCGACACCGTCATGTCGCCGGGCACCACCATGTGGAATTCGATAAAGGTCACGCGGCCGGCGTGGCGGGTGCGCAGGTCGTGCATTTCCAGGGCGCCCTCGCCGTGTTCACTGAGCAGCGCGCGAATGCGGCCCTCGGTCTGCGCGTCCACTGCGGCGTCCATCAGACCGCCCACGCTGTCACGCACCAGATGCCAGCCGCTGTACAGGATGTTCAGGGCCACCAGCAGCGCCAGCAGCGGGTCCAGCACCGGCAGCCCCGTGAAACGGGCCGCCAGCACGCCGATCAGGACGCCCACGCTGGTCACCACGTCACTCAGCACATGCCGCCCGTCGGCCAGCAGGGCCGGGGAACGCAGCGCCCGCCCCTGGCGCAGCAGCACCGACGCCCAGAGCGCATTCAGCACGCTGGCCCCCAGGTTCACCGCCAGCCCAGCAAACGGCGCGTCCACGGGGCGGGGGTTGAGCAGCACCGGCCACGCCTCGCGGGCAATGCTCACGGCGGCCAGCACAATCAGCACGCCCTCGGCCACCGCGCTGAAGTATTCGGCCTTGGTGTGGCCGTAGGGATGCCCGGCGTCGGCGGGGCGGGCCGCCACCCGCAGGGCGATGACCGCCGCCACGGCCGCCGCCACGTTGATGATGCTTTCCAGGGCGTCGGAGTACAGCGCCACGCTGCCGGTCAGGCCGTAGGCCACGAATTTCAGGCCCAGGACCACCACCGCCACCACCACGCTGCCCAGCGCGAGCCGGGTGGCCGGGGACGTCTGCGGCGGAGCACTCGGGCCAGTCACCGGAGGAGCGTAGCAGGGTTAGGCGCGGCGAAAGGCGTGCCCCCAGCGGGGACAGCGCGCTCCTCTGCCATTACGCCGGAAACAGAATCGGCCCTGATACAATTCTCCGGTGACCGCGCCCGATCTTCTCTCGCAGCTCAACCCCACGCAGGCCCAGGCCGCCGACCATTTCACCGGCCCCGCCCTGGTGATCGCCGGCGCGGGCAGTGGCAAGACCCGCACCCTGATTTACCGCATTGCCCACCTGATCGGGCACTACGGCGTGAACCCCGGCGAGATTCTGGCCGTGACCTTTACCAACAAGGCCGCCGCCGAGATGCGCGAGCGGGCCAGCCACCTCGTGCCCGGCGCCGACAAGCTGTGGATGAGCACCTTTCACAGCGCGGGCGTGCGCATTCTGCGGGCGTACGGCGAGCACATCGGCTTGAGACGCGGCTTTGTCATCTACGACGACGATGACCAGCTGGACCTGCTGAAAGAAATCATGGGGTCCATTCCCGGCATCGGCCCGGAGACCTCGCCCCGCGTGGTGCGCGGCATTCTGGACCGTGCTAAGAGCAATCTGCTGACCCCGAACGACCTGGACCGCAGCGGCGAGCCGTTCATTT
Encoded proteins:
- a CDS encoding alpha/beta hydrolase, whose translation is MSRRFSRPRLSPRVRAWLVGGALLLAGYGLGRAQPILFRPPLVPGQDAVTDAASREARVTLERVGGPVLNIEPAQGPARLLLVFYPGGLVRPQAYEWLGRALAAQGVQTVIPAFPLDLAVTAPNRAGALIEHYAQGRPVVLAGHSLGGAMAAQYAAGHAGQLAGLVLMAAYPAGNVSLKGQSLPTLSLLAEHDRVAAPDAVRGGLARLPDGAALTVIPGAVHAFFGRYGPQRGDGVPTVSRAQAEGDMLRAITGFLAALEGATPAQR
- a CDS encoding formate dehydrogenase accessory sulfurtransferase FdhD — its product is MACEEPLELRLHTPGGPLPLGVLMRTPGFERELLLGWLVAEGLLPDHFALNPNGENPNLWHLHTPEHERLAGAARLAVSSSACGVCGTGSIERLLARATAPGWTAGPLSAAALAALPERLRAAQPGFAQTGGLHGAGLFTPAGTLLAAFEDVGRHNAVDRVVGWAQARLALPLTDHVLVVSSRAGFEIVQKAVVAGVAVVVAVGAATSLAVDTAAAFGVTLCGFAREGRVTVYSGAERVKS
- a CDS encoding DUF1641 domain-containing protein, translated to MAKPLDYAPRPPTPQARLQGEVEDSTEALLEGLTLLRALHDHGVLDVLGKTVRGGEGLSAALLHQLGGAGGTTLLRNVAELGKTLGTLDPREVGLLGHALTTGLNEGARHVAAGRGLGLGELLALLKDRDVQVALGAIFALLKGMGRALREAEGDTAPVPNQTEVNR
- the fdhF gene encoding formate dehydrogenase subunit alpha; its protein translation is MGPARPPRGAAVSIQVDGVAWAAHEGEPLLEVINRAQIELAQVCYHPQLGPVQTCDTCAVEIDGALGRACGTPVRAGMVVRTQTQAARTAQRDAYDRLVANHDLYCTVCDNNNGNCTVHNTLTLLAPQHQTRPFQPKGYPRDDSNPFYRYDPDQCILCGRCVEACQNVQVQETLSINWEAEQPRVLWDGGRAINDSSCVSCGHCVTVCPCNALMENTMLGEAGLFTGIPLPVWNAAVDVVKGVEASTGLQAITAISEIEAAGRERLIQKTKTVCTYCGVGCAFEVWTKGRQILKVEPGQGPANGISTCVKGKFGWDYVNSPERLTTPLIREATGFREASWDEALDLIASRLEGLRAAHGPDALAFVASSKSTNEDIFLVQKFARQVIGTNNVDNCSRYCQSPATRGLSQTVGIGGDSGTIHDIEQASLVLIVGSNTAESHPVLATRVKRAQKLGRTRVIVADLREHEMARRADQFLRPRPGTDFVWISAVCKFILDHGLEDRAFLAARVSGLDEYRESLAGYTLAFAAQETGLPAATLEALARQIAAEERVCILWAMGVTQQCGGSDTSAALSNLLLLTGNYGRTGTGAYPLRGHNNVQGAGDMGAMPDQVSGYQKTTDPLTVQRHEREWGVTLRPERGLDNTQLTDAALEGTLKGLWITGEEMSLTDANVNHLARGFEALDFLVVQDLYFTNTARYADVVLPAAASLEKEGTFTSTERRIQRLYRVMPPLKGTRADWEIYQAVAQRLGAGWNYTHPADIMAEIARLTPFYAGVTYERLAGHGSLCWPVAEDGTDTPLLYTERFHFPDGRARLHPATYKPRASAPNTEYDLHLNSGRLLEHFHEGNMTFQVPGLAGKVPDTFVEVSPELAAERGLQSGQWVRLVSPHGAVRVRALVTSRVQGHELYLPMNARHAEAAVNRLTGSGGDSQTNTPAYKDTSVRLEVLPEVGDNPLPRGNPRWGHPTPQTGAEVTRKWARPDYVFPGGPQALRGDSLNARADALGTDD
- a CDS encoding cation diffusion facilitator family transporter, with translation MTGPSAPPQTSPATRLALGSVVVAVVVLGLKFVAYGLTGSVALYSDALESIINVAAAVAAVIALRVAARPADAGHPYGHTKAEYFSAVAEGVLIVLAAVSIAREAWPVLLNPRPVDAPFAGLAVNLGASVLNALWASVLLRQGRALRSPALLADGRHVLSDVVTSVGVLIGVLAARFTGLPVLDPLLALLVALNILYSGWHLVRDSVGGLMDAAVDAQTEGRIRALLSEHGEGALEMHDLRTRHAGRVTFIEFHMVVPGDMTVSGAHAICDRLEDALRAEMPGANVTIHVEPQEQAKHHGVLVL